A window of the Sphaerobacter thermophilus DSM 20745 genome harbors these coding sequences:
- the purL gene encoding phosphoribosylformylglycinamidine synthase subunit PurL, whose product MQVTAELLKEVGLTADEYGLIVEKLGREPTQVELGMFGAMWSEHCGYKNSKPLLKRFPTAGPRVVQGPGENAGAVDIGDGLVAVLKIESHNHPSAVEPYQGAATGVGGIVRDIFTMGARPVALLNSLRFGPLDEPRNRYLFSGVVGGIGGYGNCLGVPTVGGDIYFDPAYSGNPLVNAMCVGIARRDELMRARASGPGNLVLIVGAETGRDGVGGATFASVEDPEASHRGVVQVGNPFLEKLLLEACLEVLKTPHVVAMQDLGAAGLTSSTVEVASRGGVGIEIDVAKVPRRETGMNAYEVMLSESQERMLVVVRPEGLDAVRAIFERHDLRCAVIGEVTDDGLVRVRDGDEVVAEVPATLFTDECPTYVREGVESAKIAELRARDVLAVPDLAESGDLTPAGALLRLLASPNIGSREPVTRTYDSTIMTNTVVPPLAGDAAVIRVKGTTIGLAIKTDCNPRYGYLDPYLGGAHAVAEAARNVSCVGAEPIAVTDCLNFGSPERPEIYYQLSRAIDGMSDACRALGVPVVSGNVSLYNESGSEAILPTPTVGVVGRLADVRRHVGMAFVEGGSVYLVGPLEATLGGSEYLALIHGQVAGAPPSLDLELEAAVQRAVRDAIARGLAAAAHDTSEGGLAVALAESCIAGNVGGRFDVSAVLAANDGRRDVALFGEAASRVLLQAPPGGEDALEAHLRERGVPFQRLGAAGGDGFEIEGHLALPFAEVAQAWRGALA is encoded by the coding sequence ATGCAGGTCACGGCGGAGCTGCTGAAGGAGGTCGGCCTGACTGCCGACGAGTACGGCCTGATCGTCGAGAAGCTGGGCCGGGAGCCGACCCAGGTCGAACTCGGCATGTTCGGCGCGATGTGGAGTGAGCACTGCGGCTACAAGAACTCGAAGCCGTTGCTCAAGCGCTTCCCGACGGCGGGGCCGCGTGTCGTGCAGGGGCCGGGGGAGAACGCCGGCGCGGTCGACATCGGTGACGGCCTGGTCGCGGTGCTGAAGATCGAGTCGCACAACCACCCCAGCGCGGTCGAGCCGTACCAGGGGGCGGCGACCGGGGTCGGCGGCATCGTGCGCGACATCTTCACCATGGGCGCCCGCCCGGTCGCGCTGCTCAACTCGCTGCGGTTCGGTCCGCTGGATGAGCCGCGCAACCGCTATCTCTTCTCCGGCGTCGTCGGCGGCATCGGCGGGTACGGCAACTGCCTCGGCGTGCCGACGGTGGGGGGCGACATCTACTTCGACCCGGCCTACTCGGGCAACCCGCTGGTCAACGCGATGTGCGTCGGGATCGCGCGGCGGGACGAACTCATGCGGGCACGGGCATCCGGCCCGGGGAACCTGGTCCTGATCGTCGGGGCGGAGACGGGACGTGACGGCGTCGGCGGCGCGACCTTTGCCTCGGTCGAGGATCCGGAGGCGTCGCACCGCGGTGTGGTCCAGGTCGGGAATCCGTTCCTGGAGAAGCTGCTGCTGGAAGCGTGCCTTGAGGTGCTGAAGACGCCGCACGTCGTGGCGATGCAGGACCTGGGGGCGGCCGGGCTCACCAGCTCGACGGTGGAGGTCGCGAGCCGCGGCGGTGTCGGCATCGAAATCGACGTGGCCAAGGTCCCCCGGCGTGAGACGGGCATGAATGCTTACGAAGTCATGCTGTCCGAGAGTCAGGAGCGCATGCTCGTCGTGGTGCGGCCGGAGGGGCTCGACGCGGTGCGTGCGATCTTTGAGCGGCACGACCTCCGGTGTGCCGTCATTGGGGAGGTGACCGACGACGGGCTGGTGCGGGTGCGCGACGGGGACGAGGTCGTGGCCGAGGTCCCGGCAACCCTCTTCACCGACGAGTGTCCGACCTACGTGCGCGAGGGTGTCGAGTCGGCCAAGATCGCGGAGCTGCGCGCCCGGGATGTACTGGCCGTGCCGGACCTGGCCGAGAGCGGGGATCTGACGCCGGCAGGGGCGCTGCTCCGGCTCCTGGCATCCCCGAATATCGGCAGCCGCGAGCCGGTCACCCGCACCTACGACTCGACGATCATGACCAACACCGTGGTGCCGCCGCTGGCGGGCGACGCCGCGGTGATCCGCGTCAAGGGAACGACGATTGGGTTGGCCATCAAGACCGACTGCAACCCGCGCTACGGGTATCTGGATCCGTATCTGGGTGGCGCGCATGCCGTGGCCGAGGCGGCGCGCAACGTCTCCTGCGTCGGCGCCGAGCCGATCGCGGTGACCGACTGCCTCAACTTCGGTAGCCCGGAGCGCCCCGAGATCTACTACCAGTTGTCTCGCGCGATTGACGGGATGTCGGATGCCTGCCGGGCGCTTGGGGTTCCGGTGGTCAGCGGTAACGTGAGCCTCTACAACGAGTCGGGTTCCGAGGCGATCCTGCCGACACCCACCGTCGGCGTCGTCGGCCGGCTGGCCGATGTCCGGCGCCATGTCGGGATGGCGTTCGTCGAGGGTGGGAGCGTCTACCTGGTCGGGCCGCTGGAGGCGACGCTGGGCGGCAGCGAGTATCTCGCGCTCATCCACGGGCAGGTGGCCGGGGCACCGCCGTCGCTCGATCTGGAACTGGAGGCCGCCGTACAGCGCGCGGTGCGTGATGCGATCGCGCGGGGGCTGGCCGCGGCGGCGCACGACACGTCCGAGGGCGGGCTGGCGGTGGCGCTGGCCGAGTCGTGTATCGCGGGCAACGTCGGAGGTCGGTTCGACGTGTCCGCCGTGCTCGCCGCCAACGACGGTCGCCGGGATGTCGCGCTCTTTGGGGAAGCGGCCTCGCGGGTGCTCCTCCAGGCCCCGCCTGGTGGTGAGGACGCGCTTGAGGCGCACCTGCGGGAGCGCGGCGTGCCGTTCCAGCGGCTCGGTGCGGCAGGCGGCGACGGGTTCGAGATCGAGGGGCACCTTGCGCTCCCGTTCGCCGAGGTTGCGCAGGCCTGGCGCGGGGCGCTCGCGTAG
- the purS gene encoding phosphoribosylformylglycinamidine synthase subunit PurS, whose protein sequence is MTTQADGAKRWLAQVYVSLKPAVNDPQGLAVRDGLHMLGYDEVDGVRVGKYLTLTLSAPDQATAEARVAAMCEQLLANPVMERYEFQVSEADGEAQPRGEG, encoded by the coding sequence GTGACGACCCAGGCAGACGGCGCGAAGCGCTGGCTCGCGCAGGTGTATGTGTCGCTCAAGCCCGCGGTGAACGACCCCCAGGGGCTGGCGGTCCGTGACGGCCTGCACATGCTCGGCTACGACGAGGTCGACGGGGTGCGGGTCGGGAAGTACCTCACGCTCACGCTCAGCGCCCCCGATCAGGCGACGGCCGAGGCACGGGTCGCGGCGATGTGCGAGCAACTGCTGGCCAACCCGGTCATGGAGCGCTACGAGTTCCAGGTGAGCGAGGCAGACGGCGAGGCGCAGCCACGGGGCGAGGGATAG
- the purB gene encoding adenylosuccinate lyase — protein sequence MIERYTRPEMGRIWSERHKIDLWLRVEIAVAEAWAKRGVVPEEAMAKIRRATCDLERMKEIERETDHDVIAFLRATGETVGDAARFIHLGLTSSDVIDTALALQTVEAIDHLLAGLDRLIEAVGKQAVKHRDTLMIGRTHGIHAEPITFGFKLAVWYDELRRNRARLEAARDDIRVGKISGAVGTHANVPPDVEEDVCALLGLRPAPVSTQIIQRDRHAHVITTLAILASSLDKFATEIRHLQRTEVGELEEPFDPGNMGSSAMPHKRNPHESERISGLARLVRGYAVTAMENIALWHERDISNSSAERVIFPDAFILLDYMVALMTEIVEDWVVYPERMRRNLEATHGAIYSQRALLALVEAGMDRQEAYRIVQRAGHTAWDTGTHMRDLLLQDDEVRARLTPEQIEAIFDPSYHTAHIDEAFRRLGLGTPAPAGTSQ from the coding sequence TTGATCGAGCGATACACCCGGCCGGAGATGGGCCGCATCTGGAGCGAGCGGCACAAGATCGATCTCTGGCTGCGGGTCGAGATCGCGGTGGCCGAGGCCTGGGCCAAGCGTGGCGTCGTGCCTGAGGAGGCCATGGCCAAAATCCGCCGGGCGACCTGCGATCTGGAGCGGATGAAGGAGATCGAGCGCGAGACCGACCACGACGTGATCGCATTCCTCCGCGCCACAGGCGAGACCGTCGGCGACGCGGCACGATTCATCCATCTCGGTCTGACCAGCTCCGATGTGATCGACACCGCCCTGGCGCTCCAGACGGTCGAGGCGATCGACCACTTGCTGGCGGGGTTGGACCGCCTGATCGAAGCCGTGGGCAAGCAGGCGGTGAAGCACCGCGACACGTTGATGATCGGCCGGACCCACGGGATCCACGCCGAGCCGATCACCTTCGGCTTCAAGCTGGCGGTGTGGTACGACGAGCTGCGCCGCAACCGCGCCCGCCTGGAGGCCGCACGGGACGACATCCGGGTCGGGAAGATCTCTGGCGCTGTCGGCACCCATGCCAACGTGCCGCCGGATGTCGAAGAAGACGTTTGCGCCCTGCTGGGGCTGAGGCCCGCTCCGGTCTCCACGCAGATTATCCAGCGCGACCGGCACGCGCACGTGATCACCACCCTCGCGATTCTGGCCAGTTCGCTCGACAAGTTCGCGACGGAGATCCGGCACCTGCAGCGCACCGAGGTTGGGGAGCTGGAGGAGCCGTTCGACCCCGGCAATATGGGCTCGTCCGCCATGCCGCACAAGCGGAACCCTCACGAGAGCGAGCGGATCAGCGGCCTGGCGCGACTGGTGCGCGGCTACGCCGTGACGGCCATGGAGAACATCGCCCTCTGGCACGAGCGCGACATCAGTAACAGTTCCGCCGAGCGGGTGATCTTCCCCGACGCGTTCATCCTGCTCGACTACATGGTTGCCCTGATGACCGAGATCGTGGAGGACTGGGTCGTCTATCCCGAGCGGATGCGCCGCAACCTGGAGGCGACGCACGGCGCGATCTACTCGCAGCGGGCGCTGCTGGCCCTGGTCGAGGCTGGGATGGACCGCCAGGAAGCCTACCGGATCGTGCAGCGTGCCGGGCACACGGCGTGGGATACGGGCACCCATATGCGCGACCTGCTCCTGCAGGACGACGAGGTGCGGGCCCGCCTGACGCCGGAGCAGATCGAGGCGATCTTCGACCCGAGTTACCACACCGCGCACATCGACGAGGCGTTCCGCCGCCTGGGCCTGGGCACGCCAGCGCCCGCAGGCACGAGCCAGTAA
- a CDS encoding phosphoribosylaminoimidazolesuccinocarboxamide synthase, whose product MAAVVDQLEIPGLPLFRRGKVRETFDLGDALLMVATDRISAYDSVLPTGIPDKGIVLTQLSRFWFERTRDLVPNHLITTDLSDLPAAAQPFREQLEGRSMVVKKAERIDIECVVRGYLAGSAWAEYRREGTVCGIRLPEGLTECAKLDEPIFTPAAKADTGHDENITFERMVDLVGRDLAERLREATLTIYRAAEEYARTRGIIIADTKLEFGLVDGELTIIDELLTPDSSRFWDAERYQPGRDQPSFDKQFVRDWLTQSGWDREPPAPPLPPEVVEATAAKYREAYERITGRPLFPLS is encoded by the coding sequence GTGGCAGCCGTGGTGGACCAGTTGGAGATTCCGGGCCTGCCGTTGTTCCGGCGGGGTAAGGTGCGGGAGACGTTCGACCTGGGCGATGCCCTGCTGATGGTCGCGACCGACCGCATCTCCGCCTACGACTCGGTGCTGCCCACCGGCATCCCTGACAAGGGGATCGTCCTGACCCAGCTCTCCCGCTTCTGGTTTGAGCGCACGCGCGACCTCGTGCCGAACCACTTGATCACGACCGACCTGTCCGACCTGCCCGCGGCCGCGCAGCCCTTCCGCGAGCAGTTGGAAGGCCGCTCGATGGTGGTCAAGAAGGCCGAGCGGATTGACATCGAGTGCGTCGTGCGGGGCTATCTGGCCGGGTCGGCGTGGGCGGAATACCGGCGCGAGGGCACGGTCTGCGGCATCCGCCTTCCGGAGGGGCTGACCGAGTGCGCGAAGCTCGACGAGCCGATCTTCACCCCGGCTGCCAAGGCGGACACCGGGCACGACGAAAACATCACCTTCGAGCGAATGGTGGATCTCGTCGGCCGGGATCTCGCTGAGCGGCTGCGGGAGGCGACGCTGACCATCTACCGCGCCGCTGAGGAGTACGCCCGCACGCGTGGGATCATCATTGCCGATACGAAGCTGGAGTTCGGCCTGGTCGACGGCGAGCTGACGATCATCGACGAGCTGCTGACGCCGGACAGCTCCCGTTTCTGGGATGCGGAGCGCTACCAGCCCGGCAGGGACCAGCCGTCGTTCGACAAGCAGTTCGTGCGCGATTGGTTGACGCAGTCGGGGTGGGATCGGGAGCCGCCAGCGCCGCCGCTGCCGCCGGAGGTGGTCGAGGCCACCGCGGCGAAGTACCGTGAGGCGTACGAGCGGATCACCGGTCGACCGCTGTTCCCGCTGAGCTAG
- the purF gene encoding amidophosphoribosyltransferase has protein sequence MPFDSPREACGVFGIYAPGEDVARLTFFGLYALQHRGQESAGIAAADGHEIRLHTRMGLVNTAFSEEDLARLPGHIAIGHTRYSTTGGSRQVNAGPFVARAESGPVAVSHNGNLVNGENLRRELLERGISLTSTTDSEALTWMIALAYGPDLASRVRQAMARFVGAYSLAVMTPDALVGVRDPLGIRPLCLGRLNGGWVIASETCALATIGATFEREIEPGEIVVIDAQGVRSYPAPEPQERQAMCLFELIYFARPDSLLMGERLHLVRQRMGAELWREHPVEADVVIPLPDSATPAAIGFARASGIPYAEGLIKNRYIGRTFIQPDQRLREQGVKLKFNALPEALEGKRVVLVDDTIVRGTTSRPIVELLRQNGAREVHMRVHAPPIMWPCYLGVDMARRDELIAAQMSVEEIGRAIGADSIGYLSLDGLMRAINLPRSRFCTACLTGEYPVPVQMSLDPLPARSRAPEPVLTAEQEGH, from the coding sequence ATGCCATTTGATTCGCCGCGCGAAGCGTGTGGGGTGTTCGGGATCTACGCACCCGGCGAGGATGTGGCGCGGCTGACCTTCTTCGGCCTCTACGCCCTTCAGCACCGGGGTCAGGAGAGCGCCGGGATCGCAGCCGCGGACGGCCACGAGATCCGGCTGCATACCCGCATGGGGCTCGTCAACACGGCCTTCTCCGAAGAGGATCTGGCGCGCCTCCCGGGCCACATCGCGATCGGCCACACCCGCTACTCCACGACCGGTGGCAGCCGGCAGGTGAATGCCGGGCCGTTCGTGGCGCGGGCGGAGAGCGGTCCGGTGGCGGTGTCGCACAACGGGAACCTCGTCAACGGCGAGAACCTGCGGCGCGAGTTGCTTGAGCGCGGGATCTCGCTCACCAGCACGACCGATAGTGAGGCGCTGACCTGGATGATCGCGCTGGCCTACGGGCCGGACCTCGCCTCACGCGTGCGGCAGGCGATGGCACGCTTCGTCGGTGCCTACAGCCTGGCGGTCATGACGCCCGACGCGCTGGTCGGCGTGCGCGACCCGCTGGGCATCCGCCCGCTCTGTTTGGGACGGCTCAACGGGGGCTGGGTTATCGCCTCCGAGACCTGTGCGCTGGCGACGATCGGGGCCACGTTCGAGCGGGAGATCGAGCCGGGTGAGATCGTGGTCATCGACGCCCAGGGCGTGCGCAGCTACCCGGCGCCCGAACCGCAAGAGCGCCAGGCGATGTGCCTCTTCGAACTGATCTACTTCGCGCGGCCCGACAGCCTTTTGATGGGCGAGCGGCTCCACCTGGTGCGCCAGCGGATGGGCGCGGAGCTGTGGCGTGAGCACCCGGTCGAGGCCGATGTCGTCATCCCGCTGCCCGACTCGGCAACGCCCGCGGCAATCGGCTTCGCACGGGCGTCGGGTATCCCGTACGCAGAGGGGCTGATCAAGAACCGGTACATCGGCCGCACCTTTATCCAGCCCGACCAGCGGCTGCGGGAACAGGGAGTCAAGCTCAAGTTCAACGCCCTTCCGGAGGCCCTGGAGGGTAAGCGCGTCGTGCTTGTCGACGACACGATCGTGCGCGGGACGACGAGCCGGCCGATCGTCGAGTTGTTGCGGCAGAACGGCGCGCGTGAGGTGCATATGCGGGTCCACGCGCCGCCGATCATGTGGCCGTGCTACCTTGGCGTCGACATGGCCCGGCGGGATGAGTTGATCGCGGCCCAGATGTCGGTGGAGGAGATCGGGCGCGCGATCGGTGCCGACTCGATCGGCTACCTGAGTCTGGACGGGCTCATGCGGGCAATCAACCTGCCGCGGTCGCGGTTCTGCACGGCCTGCCTTACGGGCGAGTATCCCGTGCCGGTGCAGATGTCACTCGACCCGTTGCCTGCCAGGTCGCGCGCGCCTGAGCCTGTATTGACGGCCGAGCAAGAAGGTCATTAG
- the purQ gene encoding phosphoribosylformylglycinamidine synthase subunit PurQ, whose translation MRFGVITFPGSNGDHDALSAIELGLRQPVEPVWYRETDVSRFDALVIPGGFSYGDYLRAGAIARFAPVMEAVARFAAQGGPVLGICNGFQILTEAGLLPGALLRNKGLSFVSDWVYVRVESNRTRWTAGLTPGDVLRMPIAHGEGRYYADPETLERIEANGQVVFRYVDAAGNVTPEADPNGAANAIAGVANEQGNVVGLMPHPERAYDTLIGSDDGLKILSAVLQAGIDAATARV comes from the coding sequence ATGCGATTCGGAGTCATCACGTTTCCGGGCAGCAACGGCGACCACGATGCCCTCTCGGCGATCGAGCTGGGCCTGCGCCAGCCGGTCGAGCCGGTCTGGTATCGCGAGACCGATGTGTCCCGCTTCGACGCGCTGGTGATCCCCGGCGGGTTCTCGTACGGCGACTACCTGCGGGCGGGGGCCATCGCACGCTTCGCACCGGTCATGGAGGCGGTGGCGCGCTTCGCGGCTCAAGGTGGCCCGGTCCTCGGCATCTGCAACGGGTTCCAGATCCTGACGGAGGCGGGGCTGCTGCCGGGTGCGCTGCTACGGAATAAGGGCCTCTCGTTCGTCAGCGACTGGGTGTATGTCCGCGTCGAGAGCAATCGGACGCGGTGGACCGCTGGCCTCACGCCGGGCGACGTGCTGAGAATGCCGATCGCCCACGGTGAGGGACGGTACTACGCCGACCCCGAGACGCTGGAGCGCATCGAGGCGAACGGCCAGGTGGTGTTCCGTTATGTCGATGCGGCCGGGAACGTGACGCCGGAGGCGGACCCCAACGGGGCGGCAAACGCCATCGCCGGGGTTGCGAATGAGCAGGGCAACGTGGTGGGACTCATGCCGCACCCGGAGCGTGCCTACGACACGCTCATCGGAAGCGACGACGGCCTGAAGATCCTGTCGGCAGTGCTGCAAGCCGGGATCGACGCGGCGACGGCCCGGGTATAG